The genomic interval CAGCCAGTCCCAGAGTGAGAAAGAAGGACATGACCACTCCCGTGGCCTCTGCCAGCTCTCGAGGTACGACTTTGGGGCCGTAGATCATTGGCAGAGTGCCTAGGTAGCCATTGGTGAGGCCTAGCAGGCAGTTGAAGATCACAGGGTATATGTCATGGGCGAAAAGCACAGTGTGGAGGCGGTCCCTTGGCTGGTAGTTGCACAACATCAGAAGTGGCACCATGACTGAGCGACACAGCACCAGTACAGGCAGGACTCTACTGGTGGGGCCAGGGACCTGCAGCCAGGCTGTGGCCTGCCTGCCACAGAAGTCTGCTGTATTGTACATGAGGAAACTGGTGAGGGGTACAAAATAAGTGGTTGTCCAGGGGCTGCCACTGTCTTTGTTGACGGACTGGATCCCTGACGATACCGCAGGGAACACCATGATGGAGATGCAGAAGACGTAGAAGACGCTCAGACAGAGCATCCACGTCTTCCTGAGGATGGGCTGCAGTGGCGGGATGGAGACTCTGCTACCCATGTCTGCGGCTCCCCCCTCGCTCATCACTCCTGAACTGATGCTCGCTGCCGCCTGCATGTAGTGTCTAGAGAAGGGATGCAGAAAGTGACTCGAACAAATCTCAAAGACTTTTGCGCCTAAACTTAAAAAGATGGATTGAACCTGTCCCCTAAATACTAGTTTTTCATGATTAAAGGGTAACTTTAATATTTTTCTAGCCTATTTTCCCATTTGTTTCCCACGCTGCAGATGCCCCACGGAAATAGACCAGAGCACATTGTAGGGCAATTTGGCACCATCAATGAACGTCCACGGACAGGCTCTGACACTCAGGTCTCAATCTCTCCTTCTGGACGAATTCACGTCCctttattgcacattactaattctacttcttccccggagtctttgtgccgtctcgcctcacagggtccattgtttgtgtctggagctggtcctggctcctgcccCTTGGCCCTGGCCTTCtacctcattggccctgcctccatTCATAATTTgtcattcattgaatgtgttgtaactctaacgctgttcattctgtacacatgacatctattgctatACATCTattgtccatccggggagagggatcctcctctgttgctctcatgaaggtctcttccctttttccccctgttaaaaggttttttggggagtttttcctgatctgaggttctgggacagggatgtcgtatgtgtacagattgtgtgATTctggctatacaaaataaacctcttttttcttaaaaaggtgGGAACGGGTGTTTCAGCCAGGCAGTTTGTTTGAGTACAGAGATTGGAGCTCAGTGTTTAGAGATATTCAATGTCATGGCTGCATATTTAGATGATTTCAACAATGCGGAGGTCTTTGAATTTGATGGCCCCCAGTgtatagagatgagtcctcGAGCAGAGAGAGGCAACATAGGTGATGTAAAGAGTGAAATCTTTTGTTGCCTCAAAAGGTatggaaaaaaagagttatATTTCTTTGCAGGATCCTTTCCATAAGTCAAACATAATAAAAACCAGAGTGCGACAGTGTCAAAAAGCACTTTCAGTGAATGAAACATTACATTGACGCTGCACATTTGCACTTGCAGCTTGTTATTCGTGGCTGACTATTACGGCGTTAGTCAcggagacaaacacatgagacaaACCTTTTGGTCTTTAAAATGACTGTCATTAGTTCAACTGTTAAATGTAgcattaaataatacaaagattTGTTTATGTCCATCGCTAGTGACCTTAATCAAACAGTATCTGCAAATTCAAAATGCACAAACTCAATAACTGGAATAGTTCATTCCAGTAATAATTTGACCCCACTGTGTGGGATTTGAAAGTTTCTAACTTTGGCACCatctggtggtggtgggaggaaTGACACTGGCAGATATGCACACTTCACTGGTCTATAGGATTCAGATGAATGTACATTTTACAGGACAGTAAAATGTAGTAACCTACATTTGTCAAATCAGAATTATATGTATCTGTATCGGAACCACAACATCTTTGGTTGCTACTGACCTTGAATATGCCAGCTTCGGCAGCAGCAGATATGTGATGATGCAGAGCAAGATGAAGACGTCGGCCGTCAGGAAATAGACTAGAGCACTGTCTGTCACATCCTTTGCCACTGCCAGGTCCACTACTGAGGCTACTGCACTCAACGTGCCCCCCATGCCCTGGCCTGAGACAAGAAAGGACCTCCACTTATGTATTGTGCAGTCAGTTCAAAAGAGACATGCTTAACATTATTTCAACAGTGAACCCTTAATGAAGCGGCTAAATAGTGCATGTTTATTACATTTGTACAATGGTGATGTATAAATACTACAAAAGGCAATATGACCTGAATGAGAGCTGTACCTGATATAAGCGCCTGAGAGATCCTCATGGGGAAATGCCCACTGATCCCAAACACGCTGCCGGAGAGGAGGTTGGACGCGCCGCTGACTACAGCCACACTGGCCAGCGTGCTGATAAAGAACTCCGTCCTGCAGTCCGACACGTCCACCTTCACCATCACCGTGGTCACCACAAACACCAGCAGGATCACAAAAAGAGACGACAGGATCCGCACGTTGGAAGATAACCTACCAACAGAGATGTACAGGGATGAGGCAGGAGTGTATCAAAGATCGGCTGatcaactaaaaacacaaaacagaagcACGCGTTTGGTGCTGGGCTGTTGGACAAATGAGAGACAGTAAGCTATTAATTATCCCCACATGTATTCTGCTGCAGAGGTACTGTTCACAATGACAATCTGTA from Cyclopterus lumpus isolate fCycLum1 chromosome 15, fCycLum1.pri, whole genome shotgun sequence carries:
- the slc29a3 gene encoding equilibrative nucleoside transporter 3; protein product: MDDSEPLQPSLNSAYVPTALDNYHVSEDEESEDQSPSVSLLPKQSSVPLAMRYSPDDSYCLVYIIFFLMGIGSLLPWNFFITAKHYWLYKLSNNTQGGNGGQRSDLGEYFESYLAIASTVPSVLCLILNYLLVNRLSSNVRILSSLFVILLVFVVTTVMVKVDVSDCRTEFFISTLASVAVVSGASNLLSGSVFGISGHFPMRISQALISGQGMGGTLSAVASVVDLAVAKDVTDSALVYFLTADVFILLCIITYLLLPKLAYSRHYMQAAASISSGVMSEGGAADMGSRVSIPPLQPILRKTWMLCLSVFYVFCISIMVFPAVSSGIQSVNKDSGSPWTTTYFVPLTSFLMYNTADFCGRQATAWLQVPGPTSRVLPVLVLCRSVMVPLLMLCNYQPRDRLHTVLFAHDIYPVIFNCLLGLTNGYLGTLPMIYGPKVVPRELAEATGVVMSFFLTLGLAVGSAFSVLIVHYI